The following proteins are encoded in a genomic region of Hyla sarda isolate aHylSar1 chromosome 3, aHylSar1.hap1, whole genome shotgun sequence:
- the LOC130360772 gene encoding uncharacterized protein LOC130360772 isoform X1, protein MHSPTFSNASEDEISGTPSPEIVQHSPPISPTMSAHSGEDQDTQIDFTQTQSESQSQNTSGKKRKATSKKADKKSKSKTKNLEYAVDPTDFQSEEVIDLVQERPSLWDRTHPKHSDNNYNRRRWHEIFVAIFPDFESYGTTLRNVIKDNIAKRWRSVRDSYFKYLRDCQLPSGSSAKKSQYKHATRLSFLDRVQEMRGTTSNTAPQIQEQPKEIQEAGTDVDIERHHSSTVENLRRHISERHSTRRSHSSNWQEAFLEAIEKLENSFTNKLLQLDLRLLRVEGLVSGPTPSPNRDFALGLVSEMEKMSEEQLNNFKSRVLRISYECLHPQPKPIYPPPSPSVHQSRKKSYSSSYPYQQPQETFEEEGQIYRRI, encoded by the exons ATGCATTCTCCAACATTTTCTAATGCCTCTGAGGACGAAATTTCTGGG ACTCCAAGTCCCGAAATTGTGCAGCACAGTCCTCCAATTtcg CCTACCATGAGTGCTCATTCAGGTGAAGACCAGGACACCCAGATAGATTTCACACAG ACTCAGAGTGAAAGTCAGAGTCAGAATACATCAGGGAAAAAAAGGAAAGCTACCTCAAAGAAAGCTGATAAaaaa tcgaaaagcaaaaccaaaaatcTAGAATATGCGGTGGATCCTACTGATTTTCAGAGCGAGGAAGTAATAGATCTGGTTCAAGAGAGACCCTCACTCTGGGATCGTACACATCCTAAACATTCGGACAACAACTACAATCGGAGAAGATGGCATGAGATCTTCGTGGCAATTTTCCCTGACTTCGAATCTTATGGAACTACACTGAGAAATGTGATAA AGGACAATATAGCGAAAAGATGGCGATCAGTTAGAGACAGCTATTTCAAATATTTACGGGATTGCCAGTTACCAAGTGGCTCCAGTGCTAAGAAGAGCCAGTACAAGCATGCAACAAGATTGTCTTTCTTGGACAGAGTACAGGAAATGAGAGG AACTACATCTAATACTGCTCCTCAGATTCAAGAGCAACCAAAAGAAATTCAAGAAGCGGGAACAGACGTTGATATCGAAAGACATCATTCATCAACTGTAGAAAATCTAAGGCGACATATATCTGAAAGACATTCAACTCGAAGAAGCCACAGTTCCAATTGGCAGGAGGCTTTTCTTGAAGCTATAGAGAAGCTGGAAAACAGCTTTACTAATAAACTCCTCCAATTGGATCTGCGGCTTCTCCGAGTTGAAGGTTTAGTGTCAGGGCCAACTCCAAGTCCAAATAGAGACTTCGCATTGGGTTTGGTGTCAGAAATGGAAAAAATGTCCGAAGAACAATTAAACAATTTCAAATCTAGAGTGTTAAGAATCTCTTACGAATGCCTTCATCCCCAGCCCAAACCAATCTACCCTCCCCCTTCACCATCAGTCCATCAATCCCGCAAAAAATCATACTCTTCCTCATATCCATACCAGCAGCCTCAGGAAACATTTGAGGAAGAAGGTCAAATATATCGTAGAATTTAA
- the LOC130360772 gene encoding uncharacterized protein LOC130360772 isoform X2, with product MHSPTFSNASEDEISGPTMSAHSGEDQDTQIDFTQTQSESQSQNTSGKKRKATSKKADKKSKSKTKNLEYAVDPTDFQSEEVIDLVQERPSLWDRTHPKHSDNNYNRRRWHEIFVAIFPDFESYGTTLRNVIKDNIAKRWRSVRDSYFKYLRDCQLPSGSSAKKSQYKHATRLSFLDRVQEMRGTTSNTAPQIQEQPKEIQEAGTDVDIERHHSSTVENLRRHISERHSTRRSHSSNWQEAFLEAIEKLENSFTNKLLQLDLRLLRVEGLVSGPTPSPNRDFALGLVSEMEKMSEEQLNNFKSRVLRISYECLHPQPKPIYPPPSPSVHQSRKKSYSSSYPYQQPQETFEEEGQIYRRI from the exons ATGCATTCTCCAACATTTTCTAATGCCTCTGAGGACGAAATTTCTGGG CCTACCATGAGTGCTCATTCAGGTGAAGACCAGGACACCCAGATAGATTTCACACAG ACTCAGAGTGAAAGTCAGAGTCAGAATACATCAGGGAAAAAAAGGAAAGCTACCTCAAAGAAAGCTGATAAaaaa tcgaaaagcaaaaccaaaaatcTAGAATATGCGGTGGATCCTACTGATTTTCAGAGCGAGGAAGTAATAGATCTGGTTCAAGAGAGACCCTCACTCTGGGATCGTACACATCCTAAACATTCGGACAACAACTACAATCGGAGAAGATGGCATGAGATCTTCGTGGCAATTTTCCCTGACTTCGAATCTTATGGAACTACACTGAGAAATGTGATAA AGGACAATATAGCGAAAAGATGGCGATCAGTTAGAGACAGCTATTTCAAATATTTACGGGATTGCCAGTTACCAAGTGGCTCCAGTGCTAAGAAGAGCCAGTACAAGCATGCAACAAGATTGTCTTTCTTGGACAGAGTACAGGAAATGAGAGG AACTACATCTAATACTGCTCCTCAGATTCAAGAGCAACCAAAAGAAATTCAAGAAGCGGGAACAGACGTTGATATCGAAAGACATCATTCATCAACTGTAGAAAATCTAAGGCGACATATATCTGAAAGACATTCAACTCGAAGAAGCCACAGTTCCAATTGGCAGGAGGCTTTTCTTGAAGCTATAGAGAAGCTGGAAAACAGCTTTACTAATAAACTCCTCCAATTGGATCTGCGGCTTCTCCGAGTTGAAGGTTTAGTGTCAGGGCCAACTCCAAGTCCAAATAGAGACTTCGCATTGGGTTTGGTGTCAGAAATGGAAAAAATGTCCGAAGAACAATTAAACAATTTCAAATCTAGAGTGTTAAGAATCTCTTACGAATGCCTTCATCCCCAGCCCAAACCAATCTACCCTCCCCCTTCACCATCAGTCCATCAATCCCGCAAAAAATCATACTCTTCCTCATATCCATACCAGCAGCCTCAGGAAACATTTGAGGAAGAAGGTCAAATATATCGTAGAATTTAA